The DNA region AAACTAAAAAACCCTCCGTATGCGGCATCGACATGAAACCAGATCCGGTGTTCAGCACAAATGGCTGCCATCGCCTCTAAAGGGTCAATAGCACCGGTGTCAGTCGTGCCGGCACTCCCTACAGCCAGAAAAGGAACCAGACCTTTTTGGATGTCATCCCGCACGATCTGTTTAAATGCGTTCATATCCATTCGAAAGAACGCATCCATAGGCACTTTTCGAATCTGACATTCTGATAATCCTGAAATTCGAATTGCTTTATGGATACAATGATGTACTTGTTCGGTCAGGTAAATGCAGTGCTTTTCTATGTCCCGGGCTGCTATCTGTCGGGCTTCACGAGCTGTTACGATGGCAATTAGATTGGCAATAGATCCACCGCTTGCTAGATTTCCATGACTGGTAATCGGGTATCCAAACAAACGGCTCATCCATCGAATTAATTCGTTTTCTATTTTAACTGCTGCCGGACCACCGTAATAGATACCCGCATATTGATTACTGACTGCTGCCAGATAATCCCCAAGGGCTGCCCCATAAACGCCTCCTCCGGGAATATAACCCAAATGGCCTCCGGATGCTGGATTTAAGCCATAGGAAATTAAATGCGCTTTTAATTCATTAATGACATCAGTTATTGGTTCTGGAATATCAAGATTGCCTTTTAAGTTAAGTACTTGCGACAAACTGCCAAATATCTTAAATGCCTTTTTTGTTGGTAATGAATCAATAAATTCAAACGCAAAGCGTGAAGTTTCATCGGTCCATTCTTTTCTTAATGCGGTTCCAGGCTCCAGTTTACGGGCTTTCAAAGCGCGTTCCTGAATTTGTTCAATTAATTTTTCAGTTTCCATTCTATTTTACAAAGCTGAAAGAATTGTTTTAAATTATTTGCAAAAAATTTCTTAAATCGTTGAAAAACCTAAATGATGATAAGAATTCACCGTATTTTTAGTTCCCTTTTACTAAAATGATGCTTACCCCCTGATTTTTATTAATTTATGCACACAACAGATTTTTTGAAATAGAAACCGATGTACACAAAAGAAGCGATTTACGACGCATTAAAATACCATTTTGGATTTGAACATTTTAAAGATACCCAGGAACACATAATATCCAGCCTTCTAAATGGTAAGGATACATTCGTGATTATGCCCACCGGCGGAGGTAAATCCTTATGTTATCAGTTGCCGGCTTTGATGATGCCAGGGACCGCAATTATCATTTCCCCATTAATTGCCTTGATGAAAAATCAAGTGGATTCAATTCGAGGGTATGGTCAAACGGATGAAATTGCTCACTTTCTAAATTCTTCGCTCAACCGCTCAGAAATTAAACAAGTTAAAGAAGACATCGTACGAAGTAAAACCAAATTACTCTATGTCGCTCCTGAAACCCTGCAAAAAGAAGAAACCATTGAGTTTTTAAATTCCGTCGATTTATCTTTTAT from Saprospiraceae bacterium includes:
- a CDS encoding amino acid decarboxylase, producing the protein METEKLIEQIQERALKARKLEPGTALRKEWTDETSRFAFEFIDSLPTKKAFKIFGSLSQVLNLKGNLDIPEPITDVINELKAHLISYGLNPASGGHLGYIPGGGVYGAALGDYLAAVSNQYAGIYYGGPAAVKIENELIRWMSRLFGYPITSHGNLASGGSIANLIAIVTAREARQIAARDIEKHCIYLTEQVHHCIHKAIRISGLSECQIRKVPMDAFFRMDMNAFKQIVRDDIQKGLVPFLAVGSAGTTDTGAIDPLEAMAAICAEHRIWFHVDAAYGGFFSLCKLENPDGSQLKDHFKGIALSDSVVVDPHKGLFLPYGLGVVLIKDLVSQYKAHYYKAAYMQDTLSSQEEWSPADLSPELTKHFRGLRLWIPLKLYGLDAFRACLEEKILLCRYFYEEIGKMGFERGPYPETSVCIYRYRPENQDINAFNKRLVDLVLEDGRVFVSSTSIVGEFWIRIAILSFRTSLETIQSYLSLLQSSINLLKSEKND